A region of the Mesoterricola sediminis genome:
ATCTTGGGGAAATAGCAGAAGAATATTTCCGACATTGAAAGTCTAGTCTGTTTAGCTTCATTGTCAATACCGGATATATTCTTCCGTTTGTTAATAAATTTAAAGGTAACCGGAGGAATGCTTCCGAAGGCGTGACGTCGAATTCAACGACCTGGCAAGCCTGGTTCTTGGGGGCCCTCAAGCTGCTAACGACAGCACCTTCCATCCCGTCGGCAATGGCGCTACCAGCCAAATCGTTTTGGGAAACGGCGAGCGGATGCTCTTCGACGGCCGTCACTGAGCGGCCGGCGGTGTGTGGGGAGCAGAACGGACGGCAGCAACTCGACGGTTGACATGGGAAATTCGCTCACGGGCTGCCCCCCTTCATGACGGCTCTGGGCCGGTTGGTTGTGAGCCTGTCGGGCGGAGGCTAGGGCCATCGCAGGGATGCGACCCGAGCGCCGACCCGGGCCCGGAAACCGGGGGGCCGGAGGAATCCGGCCCGTTGGCCTCTTTGATCAGATCACCCAGGCTCTGGGCTTCATGCGATCAATCCCAGGGGCCCGGGGGCAGCGCCCCCGGATGCCTGGGGGACCCGCGCGCTGGTTCCGTGACAGGCCAATACAGGATGGCTAGGCTGTGTTCGGAATCTATAGATTAGATAAATAGTTAACTTGTACTCATACGTAAAGGCTCGTACACCACGAATTTTCCTGGGGTAACGATGCCGAGAAGTTTCCTGACCGATGCCATGTGGGCAAAGCTTGAACCGCTCCTTCCGCCAGAGCGTGGAGGGATGGGGCGATCCCGTCACCCCAACCGTCCCATGGTGGAGGCGATCCTGTGGAGGCACAGGACTGGGGCGCCGTGGAGGGACCTGCCGGAGGAATTTGGACCTTGGACAAGCGTGTACACGCGATTTGAGGCCTGGACCAAGCGCGGCGTGTGGCAAAGGATCCTGGAGTTCCTGCGCAAGGAAGCCGACCTGGAGTGGGTCATGCTGGATGGCACCATCCTTCGCGCTCATCAACATTCAGCAGGCAAAAGGGGGGGCTCTGGAAGCCCATGAAAGCCGGTCTGCTGAAGGATTGCTGTGCGGTTGGCAGGCAGAGTACGGGTTCGGAGATCGGGCCTACGATGGGAACCCGGTATGGAAGGCGATCGAGGCCATGGGTGCGACAGCCGTCATCCCACCTCATCCCCGGCGCAAGAATCCGGCGGCCTGGGACTCACACCTATACAAGGCCCGCCATGCCATCGAGCATGGGTTCGCCAGGCTCAAACAGTTCAGGGCGCTGGCCACCAGGTTCGACAAAACGGCGCGAAGTTTCTCAGCCCAGGTGGCTTTGGCCTGCATCGTGATCTGGCTGAGGCTATGAGCGGAGGGTGACAAGCGTTCCGGATCCTCATTGATCCTATGAAACGCGGA
Encoded here:
- a CDS encoding IS5 family transposase translates to MWAKLEPLLPPERGGMGRSRHPNRPMVEAILWRHRTGAPWRDLPEEFGPWTSVYTRFEAWTKRGVWQRILEFLRKEADLEWVMLDGTILRAHQHSAGKRGGSGSP
- a CDS encoding transposase; protein product: MAPSFALINIQQAKGGALEAHESRSAEGLLCGWQAEYGFGDRAYDGNPVWKAIEAMGATAVIPPHPRRKNPAAWDSHLYKARHAIEHGFARLKQFRALATRFDKTARSFSAQVALACIVIWLRL